The proteins below are encoded in one region of Girardinichthys multiradiatus isolate DD_20200921_A chromosome 19, DD_fGirMul_XY1, whole genome shotgun sequence:
- the orc3 gene encoding origin recognition complex subunit 3 has product MATSSFSRGCFVFKPSAKKKKKMTVGLERYFTHGSEGSESSEVRFKICLDLWNKVKMETEALQEELNRNILDSLLEFTRKSSSTRDHSDWASQMKASEIPTAALVLGVNIPDHDMTFQSLSDLLRHSVTPLVASLQAKDCGALKHLLKRVLERLMGTVVAVGDEEEEELQQTDPELQKSVHCSLTALCDWYISKTKKSSCRTPGKKRSSSVVGGQHQQPPVVIIFKDLEAFNPRVLQDFILICSRYIQRLPLMFIFGIATSPSAVQHVLPHSVSSLLCVELFQSLSCREHLATVIDQLILTSSFPFKLSGKVMQVLVSIFLYHDFSVRNFIKGLQLALLEHFHSQPLSSLCCRTNEAQLNVRQLGPADLERIRQLPSFKRYLKEQEEQDNLMTDDAHLKDVCQKLIKDLHKYHKNYYPILRCLHCLTSSLPRYPLGKQIRELHLICLEKNVWESEDYQSAMMLLKMLAKDELISLLQTCAEVLQPVRSKKMKNALVQLEELLAKLKLLDAAAEVAPGVEENLTAPVRNLQKKTDLFQLQKMLLEMNESRRSKRTSPFEILRNEAVEFVDSLVKNHLSPPESKPLYEVCYYTSSATVRRHLNATPRTSIQAALSNPYSYIQNDSLKTEDGTVSNAAPDICVAYKLHLECGRLINLYDWLEAYSTVVSAAEGSNPDSDGCGKVDEVKHARFIRAVSELEFLGFVKATRKKTDHVARLTWGGC; this is encoded by the exons ATGGCGACGTCTTCTTTCTCAAGG GGCTGCTTCGTTTTTAAACCCAGTgccaaaaagaagaagaagatgactGTGGGTCTGG AAAGGTACTTCACCCATGGTTCTGAAGGTTCCGAGAGCAGCGAAGTGCGCTTCAAGATCTGTTTGGATCTGTGGAACAAAGTCAAAATGGAGACAGAG GCTTTGCAGGAAGAGCtcaacagaaacattttggacAGCTTGCTGGAGTTTACCAGGAAGTCCTCCTCCACCCGTGATCACAGCGACTGGGCATCACAGATGAAGGCCAGTGAGATTCCCACTGCTGCGCTTGTGCTGG GTGTGAACATCCCAGACCATGACATGACCTTCCAGAGTCTGTCTGACCTGCTCAGGCATTCTGTCACGCCTCTCGTGGCGTCCTTACAGGCCAAAGATTGTGGAG CCTTGAAACATCTGCTGAAACGGGTCCTTGAGAGACTGATGGGTACTGTTGTGGCTGTGGGcgatgaagaagaggaggagcttCAGCAGACCGATCCTGAGCTCCAAAAGAGCGTTCACTGCTCTCTTACTGCTCTCTGTGACTGGTACATCTCAAAAACAAAG AAGTCCAGCTGTAGGACTCCTGGAAAGAAGCGCAGCTCCTCCGTTGTTGGTGGGCAGCATCAGCAGCCTCCTGTTGTGATCATTTTCAAAGATCTGGAAGCTTTTAACCCAAGAGTTCTTCAGGACTTCATTCTGATCTGCAG TCGGTACATTCAACGCCTCCCGCTGATGTTCATCTTCGGGATCGCCACGTCGCCCAGCGCCGTCCAGCACGTGCTGCCTCACTCCGTGTCCTCGCTGCTCTGCGTCGAGCTCTTCCAGTCCCTGTCCTGCAGGGAGCACCTCGCCACCGTCATCGACCAG CTGATCCTGACGTCCTCCTTTCCATTTAAGCTCAGCGGGAAAGTGATGCAGGTGCTGGTCAGCATCTTCCTGTACCACGATTTCTCAGTCAGAAACTTCATAAAGGGTCTTCAG CTGGCCCTGCTGGAGCACTTCCACTCCCAGCCTCTCAGCTCACTGTGCTGCAGGACGAATGAGGCTCAGCTTAATGTGCGGCAGCTCGGTCCCGCCGACTTGGAGCGGATCAGGCAGCTGCCGTCATTCAAGAG GTATCTGAAGGAGCAAGAAGAACAGGACAATCTAATGACAGACGACGCTCATTTGAAG gatGTGTGTCAGAAACTGATAAAGGATCTTCATAAATACCACAAGAACTATTATCCCATCCTGCGTTGTCTCCACTGTCTGACCTCCTCGTTACCTCGTTATCCTCTGGGCAAACAG ATCAGAGAGCTCCATTTGATTTGTCTGGAGAAGAATGTGTGGGAGAGTGAAGATTACCAGTCAGCCATGATGCTTTTAAA GATGCTGGCCAAAGATGAGCTGATTTCTTTGCTTCAGACGTGTGCAGAGGTTCTGCAGCCGGTCAGGTCAAAGAAGATGAAGAACGCTCTTGTCCAACTGGAGGAGCTACTTGCCAAATTGAAGCTGCTGGACG CTGCTGCTGAAGTGGCCCCCGGTGTGGAGGAAAACCTCACCGCTCCAGTCAGAAATCTTCAAAAGAAAACGGATCTGTTCCAGCTGCAGAAG ATGCTGCTAGAGATGAACGAGTCCCGGAGGTCCAAGAGAACGAGTCCCTTTGAGATTCTCAGAAATGAAGCCGTGGAGTTTGTTGACAGTTTAGTCAa AAATCATCTGTCGCCGCCAGAGTCCAAGCCCCTGTATGAAGTGTGCTACTACACTTCCTCTGCCACCGTGAGGCGCCACCTGAACGCAACACCTCGCACCTCCATTCAGGCTGCACTCAGCAACCCCTACAGCTACATTCAG AATGACAGCTTGAAGACGGAGGACGGGACGGTGTCGAATGCGGCTCCAGACATCTGTGTTGCATACAAGCTGCACCTGGAGTGTGGCAGGCTGATCAACCTCTACGACTGGCTAGAG GCCTACTCCACTGTTGTTTCTGCTGCAGAGGGTTCTAATCCAGATTCAGATGGCTGTGGGAAGGTGGATGAAGTCAAACA CGCTCGTTTTATCCGTGCCGTGTCAGAGCTGGAATTCCTGGGTTTCGTCAAAGCAACCAGGAAGAAGACGGATCATGTGGCCCGACTCACCTGGGGAGGCTGCTGA
- the LOC124855928 gene encoding akirin-2-like → MACGATLKRTMDFDPLMCPASPKRRRCIPVAPSTSSPRRYLSMEPSPFGESSSRLSAEQILNNIKQEYKRIQKRKHLDAGYQQPECCYSPESPSQLSMNVSSMPGTSSGGVSPSRKEQPLFTLRQVGMICERLLKEREDEVREEYEETMTSKLAEQYDTFVKFTHDQLMRRFGEQPASYVS, encoded by the exons ATGGCATGTGGAGCCACCCTAAAGAGAACCATGGATTTTGATCCGCTGATGTGCCCCGCGTCCCCTAAAAGACGGAGGTGCATCCCGGTGGCTCCATCGACTTCTTCCCCGAGGAGGTACCTCAGCATGGAGCCCTCGCCATTCGGAGAGTCGTCGTCAAGACTCAGCGCAG AACAAATCCTGAACAACATCAAACAGGAGTACAAACGTATTCAGAAGAGGAAACATCTAGATGCAGGCTACCAACAACCAGAATGCTGCTATTCTCCAGAGTCCCCTTCCCAGCTATCTATGAATGTATCCAGCATGCCAG GGACATCTTCAGGTGGGGTTTCTCCAAGCAGAAAAGAACAGCCGCTGTTTACCCTCAGACAAGTTGGAATGATCTGTGAACGCTTGCTGAAAGAAAGAGAAGACGAGGTGCGGGAGGAATATGAGGAGACAATGACTTCAAAATTGGCAG AACAATACGACACCTTCGTGAAGTTCACACATGATCAGTTAATGCGACGATTCGGGGAGCAGCCTGCAAGCT ATGTTTCCTGA
- the LOC124855730 gene encoding cannabinoid receptor type 1B-like translates to MAGTAMNTLTTGVQYLGSNDASYDDPSVDSRLVKDGFGFQNPHAASIGSSFPELILGNKEVIYTALSPAFPTNMSDFILGNVTAVERVNGPQCVENFADDLECFMILTPSQQLAVAILALTLGTFTVLENFMVLCVILHSQTLRSRPSYHFIGSLAVADLIGSIIFVYSFLDFHVLHRKDSPNIFLFKLAGVIASFTASVGSLFLTAIDRYISIHRPVAYKRIVTKTKAVIAFSLMWTISIVISLLPLLGWNCRRLGSVCSDIFPLIDRRYLMFWIGITSILVLFIIYAYMFILWKSHHHAVRMLRRSSQRSVIVYTAEGAKVQTVRPEQARMDLRLAKTLVMILVALIICWGPLLAIMVYDLFGKVNDFIKTVFAFCSMLCLLNSTVNPVIYAMRSKDLRRAFRSICHMWRGGSQALDSSAESDWHSRSVRAAVAAAAATGGAGKNGGRRGKKPVKVAQVRVSGGTESSTAEPV, encoded by the coding sequence ATGGCAGGCACAGCCATGAACACGCTCACAACAGGTGTGCAGTATCTGGGCTCCAACGATGCCAGCTACGACGACCCCTCTGTCGACTCCAGGCTCGTGAAGGATGGGTTTGGCTTTCAGAATCCTCACGCTGCCTCTATTGGCAGTTCCTTCCCTGAGCTCATCCTGGGAAATAAAGAGGTAATTTACACCGCCCTGTCTCCAGCTTTCCCCACCAACATGTCAGACTTTATTCTGGGAAATGTCACCGCTGTGGAGAGGGTGAATGGTCCACAGTGTGTGGAGAACTTTGCAGATGATCTGGAGTGCTTTATGATCCTTACCCCTAGTCAGCAGCTTGCAGTTGCTATCTTAGCACTCACTCTGGGTACTTTCACTGTGCTGGAGAACTTCATGGTGCTGTGTGTGATCTTGCACTCCCAGACGCTTCGATCTCGGCCTTCTTACCACTTCATCGGCAGCCTGGCTGTGGCTGACCTGATCGGAAGCATCATATTTGTTTACAGCTTCTTGGACTTTCATGTTCTCCACAGGAAGGACAGCCCCAACATCTTCCTCTTCAAGCTGGCTGGAGTCATTGCCTCCTTCACTGCCTCTGTGGGCAGTCTGTTTCTCACTGCAATTGACCGCTACATCTCCATCCACAGGCCTGTGGCGTACAAGCGCATCGTCACAAAGACGAAGGCGGTGATTGCCTTCAGCCTGATGTGGACCATCTCCATCGTCATCTCGCTGCTGCCGCTGCTCGGCTGGAACTGCAGACGTCTGGGCTCGGTCTGCTCGGATATCTTCCCTCTAATTGATCGGAGGTACCTCATGTTCTGGATCGGAATAACGAGCATCCTGGTGTTGTTCATCATCTACGCCTACATGTTCATCCTCTGGAAATCCCACCACCACGCCGTCCGCATGCTGAGACGCAGCTCCCAGAGGAGTGTGATTGTCTACACTGCAGAAGGGGCCAAAGTGCAGACTGTGAGACCTGAGCAGGCCAGGATGGACCTCCGCTTGGCTAAAACCCTCGTCATGATCCTGGTGGCcctcatcatctgctggggccCGCTCCTAGCCATCATGGTGTACGACCTCTTCGGGAAGGTGAACGACTTCATTAAGACCGTGTTCGCCTTCTGTAGCATGCTCTGTCTGCTCAACTCCACTGTGAACCCTGTGATCTACGCCATGAGGAGCAAGGACCTGCGCAGGGCCTTCCGCAGCATCTGCCACATGTGGCGCGGAGGCTCCCAGGCCCTGGACAGCAGCGCTGAGAGTGACTGGCACAGCAGGAGTGTGAGGGCTgctgtagcagcagcagcagcaacaggcgGGGCGGGGAAAAATGGTGGCAGACGTGGGAAAAAGCCAGTGAAAGTAGCTCAGGTTAGAGTTTCTGGAGGGACGGAGTCTTCTACAGCAGAGCCCGTATGA